One part of the Streptomyces sp. NBC_00286 genome encodes these proteins:
- a CDS encoding inorganic phosphate transporter, which produces MENFSLILAIVVVTALAFDFTNGFHDTANAMATTISTGAMKPKAAVAMSAVLNLVGAFLSIEVANTISKGLVDETGIQPEVIFAALVGAILWNLLTWLVGLPSSSSHALMGGLIGATIASAGMGAVHGDVLVTKVLIPAIAAPLVAGLAAMLATRLTYRLGRNANGEAAKKGYRTGQIASAGLVSLAHGTNDAQKTMGIITLALVTGGAIAPDSDPPVWVILSAGLAIALGTYLGGWRIIRTMGKGLTDLQPQQGFAAQTSAATVILASSHLGFSLSTTHSVSGSVMGAGLGRKGGVVRWSTATRMFVAWGLTLPAAALVAAIAEYVTSFGAWGTAFVAVFLIASSAAIWVVSRREVIDHTNVNDTDGTTDINGTEVAADVMGTAIAAVTPPPPGHVEEPDTEPATRTATV; this is translated from the coding sequence ATGGAGAACTTCTCGCTGATCCTCGCGATAGTGGTGGTCACCGCCCTCGCGTTCGATTTCACGAACGGTTTCCACGACACCGCCAACGCGATGGCCACCACCATCTCGACCGGCGCGATGAAGCCCAAAGCCGCGGTGGCCATGTCCGCCGTACTCAATCTGGTCGGCGCGTTCCTCTCGATCGAGGTCGCCAACACCATCTCCAAGGGCCTCGTCGACGAGACCGGCATCCAACCCGAAGTGATCTTCGCCGCACTCGTCGGCGCCATCCTCTGGAACCTGCTGACCTGGCTCGTAGGCCTGCCGTCCAGTTCCTCGCACGCCCTCATGGGCGGCCTGATCGGCGCCACCATCGCCTCGGCCGGCATGGGTGCGGTGCACGGCGACGTCCTCGTCACCAAGGTGCTGATCCCCGCGATCGCCGCCCCGCTGGTCGCGGGCCTCGCCGCGATGCTCGCCACCCGGCTGACGTACCGGCTCGGCCGGAACGCGAACGGCGAAGCCGCCAAGAAGGGCTACCGCACAGGCCAGATCGCCTCCGCCGGGCTCGTCTCGCTGGCGCACGGCACGAACGACGCGCAGAAGACCATGGGCATCATCACCCTCGCCCTGGTCACCGGCGGCGCCATCGCCCCCGACTCCGACCCGCCGGTCTGGGTCATCCTCTCCGCCGGTCTCGCGATCGCGCTCGGCACCTACCTCGGCGGCTGGCGCATCATCCGCACGATGGGCAAGGGCCTGACCGACCTCCAGCCGCAGCAGGGCTTCGCCGCCCAGACCAGCGCGGCCACGGTCATCCTGGCCTCCTCGCACCTCGGCTTCTCCCTGTCCACCACGCACTCGGTCTCCGGCTCGGTGATGGGCGCGGGCCTCGGCCGCAAGGGCGGAGTGGTCCGCTGGTCCACCGCCACCCGGATGTTCGTCGCCTGGGGCCTGACGCTGCCGGCCGCGGCCCTGGTCGCCGCGATCGCGGAGTACGTGACCTCCTTCGGCGCCTGGGGCACCGCGTTCGTCGCCGTCTTCCTGATCGCGTCCAGTGCCGCGATCTGGGTGGTCTCCCGCCGTGAGGTGATCGACCACACGAACGTCAATGACACCGACGGCACAACTGACATCAACGGCACGGAAGTAGCCGCCGACGTGATGGGCACGGCCATCGCCGCCGTCACCCCGCCCCCGCCGGGCCACGTCGAAGAGCCGGACACCGAGCCCGCCACCCGCACCGCCACGGTCTGA
- a CDS encoding lysozyme, producing the protein MARDRKPSRSRRLSHSRRARFAVLSVATLTIGATALVEMPVSAAAKPEGHDVSSHQKNVNWAKAKSKGAKFVYVKATESHTYRNPYYSQQYHGARNAGLIRGAYHFALPHKSSGKTQAAYFVRNGGGWRADGWTLPPALDIEYNPYGKKKCYGLSKSKMVGWIKSFSNEVKRQTGRRPVIYTTTHWWKNCTGNSAAFASNHALWLARYSSSTGTLPAGWRTWTFWQYDNGGTLPGDQNLFNGSMSRLKQFARG; encoded by the coding sequence ATGGCCCGCGATCGCAAACCGTCCCGAAGTCGCCGACTGTCCCACAGCCGCCGCGCTCGCTTCGCCGTACTCTCCGTGGCGACGCTGACCATCGGCGCCACCGCTCTCGTAGAGATGCCGGTCTCTGCGGCAGCAAAGCCCGAAGGACATGACGTCTCCTCGCACCAGAAGAACGTCAACTGGGCGAAGGCGAAGAGCAAGGGCGCCAAGTTCGTCTACGTGAAGGCGACCGAGTCCCACACCTACCGCAACCCCTATTACAGCCAGCAGTACCACGGCGCGCGCAACGCGGGCCTGATCCGCGGGGCGTACCACTTCGCGCTGCCGCACAAGTCGTCCGGCAAGACCCAGGCCGCCTACTTCGTACGCAACGGAGGCGGCTGGCGGGCGGACGGCTGGACGCTGCCGCCCGCGCTCGACATCGAATACAACCCGTACGGCAAGAAGAAGTGCTACGGCCTGAGCAAGTCCAAGATGGTCGGCTGGATCAAGTCGTTCAGCAACGAGGTGAAGCGGCAGACCGGCCGCCGCCCGGTGATCTACACCACCACGCACTGGTGGAAGAACTGCACCGGCAACAGCGCCGCGTTCGCCTCCAACCACGCACTCTGGCTGGCCCGGTACAGCTCGTCGACGGGGACGCTGCCCGCGGGCTGGCGGACGTGGACGTTCTGGCAGTACGACAACGGCGGGACGCTGCCGGGTGACCAGAATCTCTTCAACGGGTCCATGAGCCGGCTCAAGCAGTTCGCGAGGGGCTAG
- a CDS encoding class II aldolase/adducin family protein produces MAEQRWDAGDGRDTERQGARDATERPWRELVATARRTVSEGLVVGTSGNVSVRVGDTVLVTPSGVPYDELGPEHVCGVGLDGRQVLGSLVPTSELPMHLAVYRATDARAIVHTHAVHATAVSTLVSELPLIHYMAAALGGPVRVAPYATYGTEKLAENMLEALRNRTACLLQNHGTLTYGTTLHQAYDRTAQLEWMCRLWLTASSLPGHSPSLLSEEQVAEVGERLKGYGQP; encoded by the coding sequence ATGGCTGAACAGCGGTGGGACGCAGGGGACGGGCGGGACACGGAGCGGCAGGGCGCGCGGGACGCCACGGAACGGCCCTGGCGCGAGCTGGTGGCGACGGCCCGCCGGACGGTGTCCGAAGGTCTGGTCGTCGGTACGTCGGGCAATGTGTCCGTCCGCGTCGGGGACACCGTCCTGGTCACGCCGAGCGGAGTCCCGTACGACGAACTCGGGCCCGAGCACGTCTGCGGGGTCGGTCTCGACGGGCGGCAGGTGCTCGGTTCACTCGTTCCGACCAGCGAACTGCCCATGCATCTGGCCGTCTATCGCGCCACCGACGCCCGCGCCATCGTCCACACGCACGCCGTGCACGCCACGGCCGTTTCCACGCTCGTCTCGGAGCTGCCGCTCATCCACTACATGGCCGCCGCGCTCGGCGGACCCGTCCGTGTCGCCCCCTACGCGACCTACGGCACGGAAAAGTTGGCCGAGAACATGCTCGAGGCGCTGCGGAACCGCACAGCCTGTCTACTCCAGAACCACGGCACCCTCACCTACGGCACCACCCTCCACCAGGCCTACGACCGCACGGCCCAGTTGGAGTGGATGTGCCGCCTGTGGCTGACGGCGTCGTCGCTTCCGGGTCACTCGCCGTCGCTGCTGAGCGAGGAGCAGGTGG